The stretch of DNA CGCTCGGGAACGGCCGCTCATGGCGCGTCAGGCCTCGGCCACCCGCCGAGGAACCGGGCGGCGTCGAAGGCGATGCGCCGATGTCTCGATACCAGCACGATGTTCCTCGGGCCCAGTCGCGTGTGAAGGTCCGCCTCCAGCAGCGTCTCGCCGCGGAAGGTGACGGCCAACCTTTCGCCCAGGTGGGAAGAGAGCAGGCCTTGGAAGGCCCCAAAACATTGGGGTGTTTCGGGCATATCGAAACGCAGGTGCATCAGGTCATTCTCGGCGAGGGCATGGCCTACCCGTTGGGCACAGACCGGGGTCAACACGAAGCGCTCGGCGCCCATGGTGAAGACCACGCCCTCATCATCGGCGTGAACCAGGGGCACCGCCAGCGCCAGCACAGCAAACAGCGACAGATGGAACATCACTCCCTCGCGTCTCAAGAATGCATGCAGCATAGCAACATGGCGCTGCCATCAAGACCATGGAGAACCATGGCTCAAGATTACCCTGCCATTTGCTGTACTATATTTTGTAAACATCATCATTCTTCAACAACGTCTTTGGTAAAATAGCGGCTTTTTAAGCGTAGCGCGGAAATGGTGGCGGTTTACCCAAACCCGGAAATGTTAATCTTTCAATCGCCTTTCATGGAAGAGCCCCGCTATTCTCCAGCAAGTCATTAATTGACTCCGCCATCTCTTGATATCCCGCTTCATTAAAGTGAATCTGGTCAGATTTCAGGGATGGATCACGGAGCAAATCAACAATCAGAGATCCGTCATACACCAAATCGAAATCCTCGGCGAGCTCCTCATAAAATGGCGCAGAACTGGAAAACAAGCTCTTCTTAGGAACACCGATCAGCACTACCGGGATACCTCGACTTTGCGACATCTCGATCATCACCCTCAGATTCTGCTTGATTACAGAATGACTTATATTTCGAAGAATATCATTACCGCCTTCAATCAGAATCACCAAATCCGGGGAAGAACGCTCAAGCTCAACTGGCAATCGTTCCAGACCTCTATCGGTTTTTTCACCGGAAACACCGGCATTGATCACGTTCAACCCCGTGAGATCGGCGAGCACTGCAGGATAACTTCTTGATCTTGTCGTACCAACCCCGTCAGTCAGGCTATCGCCGAAGGCCAGAATCGTCCCACCCTTTGCGATAGGGTCAAGTTTTGGTTCGTTACAACCGTTAAATAAAATTGTGAAAACAAGAACTGAGAGGATCTTAATATTTTTATTTAAACGATACATTATACTCACTCTTGGTTACGCCCAACGCCGCGCTCTGCGGAAAATTTGTCCGACAGCCGCGGCTTGTTATGTGGCATTACTGCTTTGTTCATAACTTACCGATCGTCATTAGCTCCACCGGATCGGTTGGAAACACAGCCGCCCGCCCGAGATAGATGCTGTCTCTGAGTACTTAGGCGGGATCTCGTGCCGAGCGGCAAGATGGGATTAACATGCCTTCTATCTCAGTTTCTGGAAGACACGCGGATCGATCGCCGCAGCGCCTAACATGCCACCCGTAAGCGCCCCAGCGATTCCAGGGCTCATAACGTCCTGCCCTGACAGGAACAAACCGGGAACAGGCGTGCGGGCATTGAGTGCATCCGATAACAACCGGCGCGGGCTTGTTTCGACGCCATAGAACCCCCCCTTCTCGTGACCGGTGAATGAGGCGGTTGCGAGTGGAGTGCCAAGCTCACGGTAGACGACAAGTGGCGCCAAATCTGGGAATTTCTCTTCGAAGCACGCCAACATCCTGGATTCGATACTCTGCTTAAATACTGCCCACTCTTCGGGACGCTGCTCAGCACCTCCATTTGCAAATTCGGCTACTGACGACCAATCGGCCCACACCAGCATATCGCCAGTGTGCCTGTTCGAGGGGCCGGGTTCGTGCGTGGCATCCTTGAGGGATCCAAACGAGACGAACATCATCGGAATTGGCTCGTTGCCCGGCGCTGCAAAGATGGCGTCATTGGTGTCCCAGCTGTCGTAAAACCAGTGGTTTGAACGCGTCGCTCCGTGTTTGGCGATGTCTCCCTCGAAGCCAAGAAAAAGATCGAAGTGGCAGATCGACGGCTTGAATGTAGCTATCTCACGAGCCCAGTCCTGCTCACGAATTTTCTCCGGTAGCAGGTGCTTCACGGTTTCACCGGCACCGATCGCGGATACGATGAACGGCGCGTTGAATTCTTCACCGGATTTGGTGCGCACACCCACGGCTTTGTCATCTTCAAGCAATATTTCACTAACCGACATTCCGGTTCGGGCACTGCCTCCCGCTGCTTCGATCACCGGAACAAGACCCTTCGCGATGGCAGCAGCGCCGCCCACGGGATAGCCGGCGCCTTCAAGGTAGTGGCCCATGACGGTGGCATGAAAGGCAAAGCTCGCTTCTTTCGGATTGCCGCCATAGGTGCCCCACTGCGCCGACAACACGGAGGCAAGCTTCGGGTTGCTGATGAGCTCTGCAATCACCTCGGCGGTCGTGCGACTGCACCAGCGCTGGATCTTCCTTTTATTCCACCAGTGATGAGCGGAACGGAACGGCTCAGGTATCGCTCGCTCGGCACCCACCATGTGCCCGGCTTCCTCCGCCGACAGCAATGCCTGGAAGTAGGCATCTATTTCGGCAACATTATCGGGAAAATGGTCTTTAAGCTCCATCTTGTAGGCTTCAGCCGGGCGCCCAACGGATATCTCGAAGCCATCCGGGAAGTGAAGCGTGTCATAGACGGTACCAACCGAGCGAAACTCGATTGTTCCGCCGCTGAGCCAGTCCAAGATCCGGCCCGCAGGTTGGTCATGGCCGAATGTACCGCAATAATGAAGGCCGACATCCCAGGTGAAGCCGTTTCGTGAGAAGGAATGTGTAAGCCCACCAAATGCCTGCGCTTGCTCAAGCAGCAGGACTTTGTGATCTAGCCGGGAAAGCGCAGCGGCCGTCGTCATTCCACCCATGCCGGACCCGATAACAATGACGTCGAACTCGTTTGCTGACTGTTTGGCTGTCATTCGGCTGCGCTCCTCTTATTCTTGATATATATCAAAAATACCTGGAACCGATCGCTTTGGGCCAAAAAAAGACATTTTCACTTCATCTCCGAACCCAAAGCGCGCACATGCCACCTAGCCACATAACGCTCTCCGTCACCGGTGTCAAAGCCGCAGCGAAGCGGAGGTTTTAGCATCCGGTGCATGGCCTGGTCATGTGTGTTTAGTCGACAACGAATAGCTTGGCGCCTCGCTCAGTCGATGAACGGTGAAGCTCTGCATTATCTGCGACCTGATAGCTCATACCGCGACTGAGTACGAAACGCCGACCGTCTTCCAGTTCAGTATGAAGCTCGCCTTCTAGACAGAGAAGTATGTGTCCCTTGGCACACCAATGATCGGCCAAATAGCCTGGGCTGTACTCAACCATTCGCACTCGGATATCGCCGAATTTTCGGGTTTTCCAGTAAGCCACACCCTGTTCCCCGGAGTGCTCGGTCTTCTCAACTTCAGACCAATCAGTAACCCCAAAAGGCAAATCCGTGATGTTCAAGACTGCTACTCCTTAAGCACATAACAGGTATTAGACTGCGTGCTCGATATTTCACTTGAACGCGCATGCGCGTTGAACAATATTATGCTGCGCATCAGCCTTCCACATAACCTACTGAAATACCCAAACATTAAGCATAATCCAGCAGGATAATACCCATAATCGTGCATGCTGCATAACACGGCTGAACGAGCATGCGGCATTTGTCGTGAAGTCCGCTTGGTATCGATCCCCACCATATGCTCGGCAAACCAGCCAACCACCATCGCCTTGCCTAGGTCGAGGGGCGTCGCGAGGAGGTCTGTTCAGTGTAGTCCGGCGGTGGCGCAGCCGGCCTCTTTCCACAGCACATCGTCGATGTTCTTGAAGGTCTGCTCGAACATGGGGGGCGCGGATCCTTGCGATGAGAAATCGTGGGAATAATGCTACGCCGCGGTGCCCCGGGGCGCCGATCGCCGATCGCCGATGGAGGAGAGCATTGCGCTGCCAGCAGCGCTCCCACGAAGACCTGCTGGGTGCCAGAAGTGGGGATTCAGGCCTTGGCGACCTTCACCGCCGTGCCGGTCGCGACCAGGAACAGCATCGACTTGCCGCCGCCGGAGATCTCGCTGTAGTCGAGGTCGATGCCGATGACGGCATTGGCCCCCATGTCACTCGCCTCCCGACGCAGCTCATCCAGGCAGGCCACCCTGGCGTCGCGCAGGGCATCCTGGGACGACTTGTTGCGCCCGCCGAAGAAGTCGCGAAAGCCGGCGAACATGTCCTTGAGGATGTTCATGCCAAACACGCACTCGGCCGAGACGATATCGATATGCTCGGTCACGCGGTAACCCTCGAGGTGGGACGAGGTGGTCAGGATGACTCGGTCGGACATGGCACTCTCTCCGTTCATGGGTGGTACTTCAGGTCATGGGTAGTGCTTCAGGATGACGGTTCACTGCTGCACTGCTCTGCGTACTGGCAACGGTCCTGTCCCGACGGCCGGGTCCAGGCCGCCGCCCTGCGGCCGGTGTGGCGCCTGACCGTCAGCATGTCACCAAAGGTAACCAGGGACCAGTTCGCAAGGCCGGGCTGACGGCCCCCCCGGAAGGGTCGCCGGGTGCCGGGGAGAACGTCGATGGGAAGAAGGCGATGGAGAGATGGGCCCTTGCGTGCTCACACGGGACACCCATGAGGGGGGGCGTGATATGCTCGCCGCATCATCAACCGGCATCCCCGCCGATCGTCGAGGAGAGCAACATGGCTCAGGCAAGCGCACGTCATATCCTGGTGGACAGCGAAGCGAAATGTAACGAACTCAAGGCCGAGATCGAGGGCGGTCGCGACTTCGCCGAGGTCGCTCGCGAGCACTCCACCTGCCCGTCCGGTCGCCAGGGCGGCGAGCTCGGCACCTTCGGCCCGGGGCAGATGGTGCCGGAATTCGACAAGGTGGTGTTCTCCGCCGAGGTGGGCACGGTCCAGGGCCCGGTGAAGACCCAGTTCGGCTACCACCTGCTGGAGGTCACCAGCCGCAGCTGAGGACATCCCCGCCGTCAGGAGCCGCGCATGGACCTCATGGGCGGCTTTTTCTTGTACAATACCTGTATGACGTGGAGGATGACGGCAGGAAACCGCCATCGACAACGACCCCGGAGGAGCCCCCGATGAACGACGAGACCTTCAACCACAGCGTCCGCAAGCTGCTGAAGAACGTCGGCGTGAACACCCAGCAGGAGATCGAGAAGGCCGTGCAGCAGGCACTGGCCGATGGTCGCCTGCAGGGCGACGAGACGCTCCCGGCACGCGTGAAGGTCGAGGTGGCGGGCCTGGCACTGGACCTCGAGTTCACGGGAGACATCACCCTTGAGTGACGCGCCGATCATCCGTGTCGAGGGGCTGTCGAAGACCTTTGCCGACGGCTTCCAGGCGCTGGTCGATGTCGACCTCGAGATCCAGCGGGGCGAGATCTTCGCCCTGCTCGGCCCCAATGGCGCGGGCAAGACGACCCTGATCAGCGTGATCTGCGGGCTGGTCAACGCCAGCCAGGGCCGGGTGCTGGTGGATGGCCACGACAACGTCAGCGATTACCGCGCCGCCCGGGCGCTGATCGGCCTGGTGCCCCAGGAGCTGACCAACGAGGCCTTCACCACGGTGTGGGACACGGTCAGCTTCAGCCGCGGGCTGTTCGGCAAGCCCAAGGATCCGGGGCACATCGAGAAGGTGCTGCGCTCTCTGACCCTGTGGGACAAACGCAACAGCCGGCTGCTGGAACTCTCCGGCGGCATGAAGCGCCGAGTGCTGATCGCCAAGGCGCTGTCCCACGAGCCCCAGGTGCTGTTCCTGGACGAGCCCACCGCCGGGGTGGACGTGGAGCTGCGCCGCGAGATGTGGGAGGTGGTCCGCGGCCTGCGCGACCAGGGGGTGACCATCATCCTCACCACCCACTACATCGAGGAGGCCGAGGAGATGGCCGACCGCATCGGGGTGATCCGCCGCGGGGAGATCGTGCTGGTGGAGAACACCCATGCCCTGATGCGCAAGCTCGGCAGCAAGGAGCTGACCCTGCACCTGCAGCAGCCCCTGGAGGCGGTGCCGGAATCCCTCTCGGGCCACGGCCTGGCACTCGCCAACGAGGGCCAGGCGCTGGTCTACAGCTATGATGCGGCCAGCCAGGAAGGCGGCTCGACCATCTCCGGACTGCTGGCCGACGTGGAGGCGGTGGGGTTGAAGGTCAAGGATCTGAATACCCGCCAGAGTTCGCTGGAGGACATCTTCGTCAGCCTGGTCCAGGAGCGTCGCTGAACATGAAGAGCTTGAACCTGCAGTCCGTCAAGACCCTCTATCTCGCCGAGA from Halomonas aestuarii encodes:
- a CDS encoding peptidylprolyl isomerase, which codes for MAQASARHILVDSEAKCNELKAEIEGGRDFAEVAREHSTCPSGRQGGELGTFGPGQMVPEFDKVVFSAEVGTVQGPVKTQFGYHLLEVTSRS
- a CDS encoding phytoene desaturase family protein codes for the protein MTAKQSANEFDVIVIGSGMGGMTTAAALSRLDHKVLLLEQAQAFGGLTHSFSRNGFTWDVGLHYCGTFGHDQPAGRILDWLSGGTIEFRSVGTVYDTLHFPDGFEISVGRPAEAYKMELKDHFPDNVAEIDAYFQALLSAEEAGHMVGAERAIPEPFRSAHHWWNKRKIQRWCSRTTAEVIAELISNPKLASVLSAQWGTYGGNPKEASFAFHATVMGHYLEGAGYPVGGAAAIAKGLVPVIEAAGGSARTGMSVSEILLEDDKAVGVRTKSGEEFNAPFIVSAIGAGETVKHLLPEKIREQDWAREIATFKPSICHFDLFLGFEGDIAKHGATRSNHWFYDSWDTNDAIFAAPGNEPIPMMFVSFGSLKDATHEPGPSNRHTGDMLVWADWSSVAEFANGGAEQRPEEWAVFKQSIESRMLACFEEKFPDLAPLVVYRELGTPLATASFTGHEKGGFYGVETSPRRLLSDALNARTPVPGLFLSGQDVMSPGIAGALTGGMLGAAAIDPRVFQKLR
- a CDS encoding YbjQ family protein; the protein is MSDRVILTTSSHLEGYRVTEHIDIVSAECVFGMNILKDMFAGFRDFFGGRNKSSQDALRDARVACLDELRREASDMGANAVIGIDLDYSEISGGGKSMLFLVATGTAVKVAKA
- a CDS encoding GDSL-type esterase/lipase family protein; translated protein: MYRLNKNIKILSVLVFTILFNGCNEPKLDPIAKGGTILAFGDSLTDGVGTTRSRSYPAVLADLTGLNVINAGVSGEKTDRGLERLPVELERSSPDLVILIEGGNDILRNISHSVIKQNLRVMIEMSQSRGIPVVLIGVPKKSLFSSSAPFYEELAEDFDLVYDGSLIVDLLRDPSLKSDQIHFNEAGYQEMAESINDLLENSGALP
- a CDS encoding DUF6494 family protein, which produces MNDETFNHSVRKLLKNVGVNTQQEIEKAVQQALADGRLQGDETLPARVKVEVAGLALDLEFTGDITLE
- a CDS encoding DHCW motif cupin fold protein encodes the protein MNITDLPFGVTDWSEVEKTEHSGEQGVAYWKTRKFGDIRVRMVEYSPGYLADHWCAKGHILLCLEGELHTELEDGRRFVLSRGMSYQVADNAELHRSSTERGAKLFVVD
- a CDS encoding ABC transporter ATP-binding protein; translated protein: MSDAPIIRVEGLSKTFADGFQALVDVDLEIQRGEIFALLGPNGAGKTTLISVICGLVNASQGRVLVDGHDNVSDYRAARALIGLVPQELTNEAFTTVWDTVSFSRGLFGKPKDPGHIEKVLRSLTLWDKRNSRLLELSGGMKRRVLIAKALSHEPQVLFLDEPTAGVDVELRREMWEVVRGLRDQGVTIILTTHYIEEAEEMADRIGVIRRGEIVLVENTHALMRKLGSKELTLHLQQPLEAVPESLSGHGLALANEGQALVYSYDAASQEGGSTISGLLADVEAVGLKVKDLNTRQSSLEDIFVSLVQERR